One Actinomyces marmotae DNA window includes the following coding sequences:
- a CDS encoding glycosyltransferase family 2 protein: MSAERRHDLLVIIPAWNEEVALPGVIAEVLATLGGTADAVVVSDGSTDRTAALARDAGVTVLDLPINLGVGGAMRAGFVYAVRYGYSYAVQLDADGQHDPSEVPVMLECARATGADLVIGARFAGKGDYSVRGPRHWAMRVLSVILSRVSGTRLTDTTSGFKLYNRRALAVFSQDYPAEYLGDTIEALVVAKRSGLRVRQVAVRMRPRAGGEPSHNPLKAARFLLRAFLALGIALSRPNRAAPGAVPPSEDQEGRR, translated from the coding sequence ATGAGCGCTGAGCGCCGCCACGACCTCCTCGTCATCATCCCCGCATGGAATGAGGAGGTCGCCCTGCCGGGGGTGATCGCCGAGGTCCTGGCGACGCTCGGGGGCACCGCCGATGCCGTCGTCGTCTCGGACGGCTCGACGGATCGCACGGCGGCGCTCGCCCGCGACGCCGGGGTGACGGTCCTCGATCTGCCCATCAACCTGGGAGTCGGCGGCGCCATGCGGGCCGGCTTCGTCTACGCCGTGCGCTACGGCTACTCCTACGCGGTTCAGCTCGACGCCGATGGCCAGCACGATCCCTCCGAGGTCCCCGTGATGCTCGAATGCGCGCGCGCCACGGGAGCGGACCTCGTCATCGGCGCGCGCTTCGCGGGTAAAGGCGACTACTCGGTGCGCGGTCCCCGCCACTGGGCGATGAGGGTGCTCTCCGTGATCCTCTCCCGTGTCAGCGGGACCCGCCTGACCGACACCACCAGCGGCTTCAAGCTCTACAACCGCCGGGCTCTGGCGGTCTTCTCCCAGGACTATCCCGCCGAGTACCTGGGCGACACCATCGAGGCGCTCGTCGTCGCCAAGCGATCCGGCCTGCGGGTCCGCCAGGTCGCCGTGCGGATGCGCCCCCGCGCGGGTGGCGAGCCCTCCCACAACCCGCTCAAGGCCGCGCGCTTCCTCCTGAGGGCCTTCCTCGCCCTGGGTATCGCGCTCAGCCGCCCCAACCGGGCCGCCCCGGGCGCCGTACCCCCATCGGAGGACCAGGAGGGACGACGATGA
- a CDS encoding DUF2304 domain-containing protein, with product MSSTYILGIIFAMIVLVSIFLRMRNSGMKEAYATWWIIISIGCVFFALIPGGLRAVSSRLGVEVPLNLGFFVAGIILLLLSLRFSVDLSHNAEDRRRLAEEIAILRAEVDRLTARIDEAGTDARCPGPANGEGPDPQAR from the coding sequence ATGAGCTCCACCTACATACTCGGCATCATCTTCGCGATGATCGTGCTGGTCTCCATCTTCCTGCGCATGCGCAACTCCGGGATGAAGGAGGCCTACGCGACGTGGTGGATCATCATCTCCATCGGCTGCGTCTTCTTCGCCCTCATCCCCGGCGGCTTGCGGGCGGTATCCAGCCGACTGGGCGTCGAGGTGCCGCTCAACCTGGGATTCTTCGTCGCGGGGATCATCCTCCTGCTGCTCTCCCTGCGCTTCAGCGTGGACCTGTCCCACAACGCCGAGGATCGGCGTCGCCTCGCCGAGGAGATCGCCATCCTGCGCGCCGAGGTCGATCGGCTCACCGCCCGCATCGACGAGGCGGGGACCGACGCGCGGTGCCCGGGCCCGGCTAACGGTGAGGGGCCGGACCCTCAGGCCCGGTGA
- a CDS encoding DUF2142 domain-containing protein, whose amino-acid sequence MSHDTMRDHEDPPPAAAAAARSGEAPGLPDSPERGDSPAAAPSSRRAAWLDRPATRWILGALLALTVLVTGLGWALASPVGGSPDDDYHLGAIWCPPPVESSGCATKVINNEVQVYVPETVSQRTSCFSYPDGDGTMRCKEALSDDEYTYSRRYDAGNYPGGYYWFHHQFVSADVTGSVLIMRGVNLLIAMVLLGSIGFLLPARYRESLALTILVAWMPMGLYFVASNNPTSWALSGTLGYAAALFGALRAEGRRRWALLGLAAVGALLACSARGDSAFFILVISLAVLVGAPWTRRILPEAALALTASAIGVWIMRSTGQASALESTSSSGETDLSMERLHSLLTSLPEYFAGFYGQRWGAGWFDIPLDGAPASIAIGLAAICLFAGARRVGRRKALSILIVIGAIAGVPLVVSLQAGFSRVYQYQPRYMLPLLAILLFVWLAMSVKGRHVVGVQVWLIGIGSVLVNAFALRRVMERYTHGRLDLDHPIYSLDLFLRWWWPDFPLTPEYTWRALVLVYAVAIASLSILVWGRPARAITGPTAPSAAGQAEPERQEPAEDFVSRSSPGRHARIQAGQREVTAPESPDAPGTPDAPDAPGAPGAAESATRPIDPASRPPALPVDGPTDSSAEESHER is encoded by the coding sequence ATGAGCCACGACACCATGCGGGACCACGAGGACCCTCCTCCCGCAGCCGCCGCGGCCGCCCGGTCCGGCGAGGCCCCCGGCCTTCCCGACTCCCCCGAGCGGGGCGACTCCCCGGCCGCCGCGCCCTCCTCCCGCCGCGCCGCCTGGCTGGACCGGCCCGCCACCCGCTGGATCCTCGGCGCGCTCCTGGCACTCACGGTGCTCGTCACCGGCCTCGGCTGGGCATTAGCCTCGCCGGTCGGCGGCTCCCCGGACGACGACTACCACCTGGGCGCCATCTGGTGCCCCCCGCCCGTGGAATCCTCGGGCTGCGCGACCAAGGTCATCAACAATGAGGTCCAGGTCTACGTGCCCGAGACCGTCTCGCAGCGGACCTCCTGCTTCTCCTACCCGGACGGCGATGGGACGATGCGGTGCAAGGAGGCCCTGTCCGACGACGAGTACACGTACTCGCGCCGCTACGACGCGGGCAACTACCCGGGCGGCTACTACTGGTTCCACCACCAGTTCGTCAGCGCCGACGTCACCGGCTCCGTGCTCATCATGCGCGGGGTCAACCTCCTCATCGCGATGGTGCTGCTCGGCTCCATCGGGTTCCTCCTGCCAGCGCGCTACAGGGAGAGCCTCGCCCTGACGATCCTCGTGGCCTGGATGCCCATGGGGCTCTACTTCGTGGCCTCGAACAACCCCACCTCCTGGGCCCTATCGGGCACTCTGGGGTACGCCGCCGCCCTCTTCGGCGCGCTGCGCGCGGAGGGGCGGCGCCGTTGGGCGCTCCTGGGGCTCGCGGCGGTCGGAGCGCTCCTGGCGTGCTCCGCGCGCGGGGACTCGGCCTTCTTCATTCTCGTCATCTCGCTGGCCGTGCTCGTCGGCGCCCCATGGACCAGGAGGATCCTCCCGGAGGCCGCTCTCGCCCTGACCGCCAGCGCCATCGGCGTGTGGATCATGCGGTCCACGGGCCAGGCCAGCGCCCTCGAATCCACCTCCTCCTCGGGGGAGACCGACCTGTCGATGGAGCGCCTGCACTCCCTGCTCACCTCCCTTCCCGAGTACTTCGCGGGGTTCTACGGGCAGCGCTGGGGCGCGGGCTGGTTCGACATCCCCCTCGACGGCGCCCCGGCGAGCATCGCCATCGGCCTGGCCGCGATCTGCCTGTTCGCCGGCGCCCGGAGAGTGGGGCGGCGCAAGGCGTTGAGCATCCTCATCGTCATCGGCGCCATCGCCGGGGTCCCCCTGGTCGTCTCCCTGCAGGCCGGCTTCTCGCGGGTCTACCAGTACCAGCCCCGCTACATGCTGCCGCTCCTGGCGATCCTGCTCTTCGTCTGGCTCGCGATGTCGGTCAAGGGCAGGCACGTGGTCGGCGTGCAGGTCTGGCTCATCGGGATCGGCTCGGTGCTCGTCAACGCCTTCGCGCTGCGGCGGGTCATGGAGCGCTACACGCATGGGCGCCTCGACCTCGACCACCCCATCTACAGCCTCGACCTCTTCCTGCGATGGTGGTGGCCGGATTTCCCGCTCACCCCGGAGTACACCTGGCGGGCGCTCGTCCTGGTCTACGCCGTCGCCATCGCCTCGTTGTCCATCCTGGTGTGGGGCCGACCCGCGCGGGCCATCACCGGGCCGACCGCCCCTAGCGCGGCCGGCCAGGCCGAGCCGGAGCGCCAGGAGCCGGCCGAGGACTTCGTGAGCCGGAGCTCGCCGGGGCGGCACGCGCGGATCCAGGCCGGCCAGCGGGAAGTCACCGCCCCGGAGAGCCCCGATGCTCCTGGCACCCCCGACGCCCCTGACGCGCCTGGCGCGCCTGGCGCCGCCGAGAGCGCGACGCGCCCCATCGATCCTGCGAGTCGGCCGCCGGCCCTGCCGGTGGACGGCCCCACCGATTCATCCGCCGAGGAGTCCCATGAGCGCTGA
- a CDS encoding LicD family protein → MEALSQEEIKKIELDVLRELDRVCAEHGLTYFLAYGTLIGALRHEGFIPWDDDIDVVMPRDDYEALFRLCRAGALADRYKLVSYRDRTSIYPFFKLVDTRTRAEETFIDEELALGLWVDIFPLERVRLSDPSMRRVRAKAARLVRWRSLAATDPRYATSGAAKFVKRVIHPVTRRLDPYRIAAKADALARGVNIKDASAQDDDIRYVLLVDDHMDKNTLEPRALFPAARAAFEGGTYPVPAKAAQVLADYYGDWERIPPAEERPPAHLRAVTWVEGADRDA, encoded by the coding sequence ATGGAAGCGCTCTCACAAGAGGAGATCAAGAAGATCGAGCTCGACGTCCTGCGCGAGCTGGATCGCGTGTGCGCGGAGCACGGCCTGACCTACTTCCTGGCCTACGGCACTCTCATCGGCGCGCTGCGCCACGAGGGCTTCATCCCCTGGGACGACGACATCGACGTCGTCATGCCCCGCGACGACTACGAGGCCCTCTTCCGCCTGTGCCGCGCGGGCGCCCTCGCGGACCGCTACAAGCTGGTCTCCTACCGGGACCGCACGTCGATCTACCCCTTCTTCAAGCTCGTGGACACCCGTACGCGCGCGGAGGAGACCTTCATCGATGAGGAGTTGGCCCTGGGCCTGTGGGTCGACATCTTCCCCCTGGAGCGCGTGAGGCTGTCCGACCCGAGCATGCGCCGCGTGCGCGCCAAGGCGGCCCGGCTCGTGCGATGGCGCTCGCTCGCCGCCACCGATCCCCGCTACGCCACCTCCGGCGCCGCCAAGTTCGTCAAGCGCGTCATCCACCCGGTCACCCGCCGCCTCGACCCCTATCGGATCGCCGCCAAGGCCGATGCCCTGGCGCGCGGGGTGAATATCAAGGACGCCTCCGCCCAGGATGACGACATCCGCTACGTCCTGCTCGTGGACGACCACATGGATAAGAACACCCTGGAGCCCCGGGCGCTCTTCCCCGCGGCCCGCGCGGCTTTCGAGGGCGGGACGTACCCCGTGCCCGCCAAGGCGGCCCAGGTGCTGGCCGACTACTACGGCGACTGGGAGCGCATCCCGCCCGCCGAGGAGCGCCCGCCTGCGCACCTGCGCGCCGTCACCTGGGTGGAGGGGGCCGACCGTGACGCCTGA
- a CDS encoding glycosyltransferase family 4 protein has protein sequence MRLALVINTYPPHLGGLENHVSNLAQGLRELGHEVWVLTLSDSPGLRDDDGVRVLTGRGHLPIAEVISFPSVGTTRRIARFLRENRIDIVGTHTRFFPMSLVGLRAARMAGIPVIHTEHGSGFVATPSPIIFAGSRAVDLTMGRYVLRHADRVLAISAQSAAFIKRLAGVGAEVFHNAIPAPEPHPAPADRPGHLVFVGRVVAGKGWDAFLSSVAALRGRGIDVDGELLGAGAELEDARAMARELGIDDAVSIPGRVPPSQVRQALAGATLVNPTVLSEGFQTTLLEVIAESGRVVTYEVPGAQILADQGAPVVITGERRAESLTDALATMLAAPPVPAPSGLIEQWTWPVRSRQYADILAEVLRDHRA, from the coding sequence ATGAGACTCGCCCTGGTCATCAACACCTACCCGCCCCACCTGGGCGGCCTTGAGAACCACGTCTCCAACCTGGCGCAGGGGCTGCGCGAGCTGGGCCACGAGGTGTGGGTGCTCACCCTTTCGGACAGCCCCGGGCTCCGCGATGACGACGGCGTGCGGGTCCTCACGGGGCGCGGCCACCTCCCCATCGCGGAGGTCATCAGCTTCCCGAGCGTGGGCACGACCAGGCGCATCGCCCGGTTCCTGCGCGAGAACCGGATCGACATCGTGGGCACGCACACGCGCTTCTTCCCCATGAGCCTCGTCGGGCTGCGGGCGGCGCGCATGGCCGGGATCCCGGTGATCCACACCGAGCACGGCTCGGGATTCGTGGCCACCCCCTCCCCCATCATCTTCGCGGGCTCGCGGGCGGTCGACCTGACGATGGGCCGCTACGTTCTGCGCCACGCCGATCGAGTACTGGCGATCTCCGCGCAGTCGGCGGCCTTCATCAAGCGCTTGGCAGGCGTCGGCGCCGAGGTCTTCCACAACGCCATCCCCGCGCCCGAGCCCCATCCCGCGCCCGCGGACAGGCCTGGCCACCTCGTGTTCGTCGGGAGGGTCGTGGCGGGCAAGGGCTGGGACGCCTTCCTGTCCTCCGTCGCCGCCCTGCGGGGGCGCGGCATCGACGTCGACGGCGAGTTGCTGGGCGCGGGCGCCGAGCTGGAGGACGCCCGGGCGATGGCCCGCGAGCTGGGCATCGATGACGCCGTGTCGATCCCGGGGCGCGTGCCGCCCAGCCAGGTGCGCCAGGCGCTGGCCGGGGCAACCCTGGTCAACCCGACAGTGCTCTCCGAGGGCTTCCAGACCACGCTCCTGGAGGTGATCGCCGAGAGCGGCCGCGTGGTGACCTATGAGGTTCCCGGCGCCCAGATCCTGGCCGACCAGGGGGCGCCCGTCGTGATCACCGGGGAGCGCCGCGCCGAGAGCCTCACCGACGCCCTGGCGACGATGCTCGCCGCCCCACCGGTGCCGGCCCCCAGCGGCCTTATCGAGCAGTGGACCTGGCCCGTGCGCTCACGCCAGTACGCGGATATCCTCGCCGAGGTCCTGCGCGATCACCGGGCCTGA